The following nucleotide sequence is from Solidesulfovibrio carbinolicus.
GGCGGCGGTGCATCTGTTGCTGCGGGCCGAAGTGGCCGTGCTCATGCCGCACACCCATCTGTGCTGCGGCTATCCGCTCCTGGCCGCCGGCATGGGCGAGGCTTACCGCCAAAACCGCGAGCGCAACCGGGCCGCCCTGGCCGCGCTTCTGGACGAAGCCGAAAGCCTGGGCCTGCGCCCGACCTACTGCCTGACCAGCTGCGGCACCTGCCGGGAATCCCTGGAAGAGCATGAGCTCAAAACCCTGCGTCCCAATCTCAAGCACATGGACGTGACCCAGTTCCTCATGGGCCGGTTGGATTTCCCGCCCGCGCAGGACGCCTCGCCCATCCTCTACCACGCCGCCTGCCACGCCGAATGGGCCGATGTGCCCAAGACCAAGGCGGCCGACATGTACAAGACCGCCCTGGGCAAGATCACCGGCCGGCCCGTGGCGCTGTCGCCCAATTGCTGCGGCGAATCCGGCACAGGAGCCATGACCACGCCGGCCATCTACAACCGCCTGCGCGACCGCAAGCGCGAGACCCTGGCCGAAAACCTAGCCGAAGCGCAGGAATCCATGCCTATCCTGGTCGGCTGTCCCTCCTGCAAAATGGGCATCAGCCGCATCCTGTCCGAGATGCGCGACAAACATACGGTCCTGCACACCCTGGAATACCTGGCCGAAGCCCTGGACGGCCCCAAATGGAAAAAACTGCTCGCCAAAGCGGCCAAGGCGGCCCGGGTGCGAGGGTAGGGTGGAGAAGATACTCGCCATCGATTACGGCCAGGCCCGGGTGGGCCTGGCCGTTTGCGCTCCAGGGGGAACCGTCGCCTTTCCCCATTCCACCATCGCCTGGGAGACGCGAGACGACTTGTTTGCCAGGCTGCTTGCGGTTATCGAAGAACAAAACCCAGGCCGCATCGTCATCGGCTACCCGGCCCGGGCCGGCGGCGACGAAGGCCTCACCGGCCGGCAAGTCCGCAACTTCGCCGCCCGGCTGGCCCGGCGCACCGCCGTGCCCCTGGCCTACGCCGACGAGGCCCACTCCACCGAGGAAGCCGCCGAGCGCCTGCGCGAAGCCGGCCTGTCCGGCCGGGAGCTTTTGGCCAAGGTGGACGCCATGGCCGCGGCCGTCATCCTCGAACGCTACCTGCGCGGCGGAGAACTATGTTTCGAGCCATCCTCCTTGGGTTCCTGATCGTCCTTGTCGTCCTGGGCGGAACCATCGGCTACAAGGCCTACGAATTCCTGGCCGTGCCGCCCCAAACGCCCGGCCAGAACAAAATCGTGCTCATCGAGCCCGGCCAGAACCTCGACGCCGTGGCGAACATGCTCGTGGCCGAAGGCGTGCTGCGCGACGCCGACGGCTTCAAGCTGCTGGCCAAGTTCCTGGACAAGGGCGGGCGCGTCAAAGCCGGCGAATTTGAAGTCTCCACCGGCTGGACGCCGCAAAAACTCCTCGACTACCTGACCACGGCCAAGGGTGTGCAACACAAGCTCGCCGCCCCCGAAGGCCTGACCATGCGCCAGATCGCCAGACTGGCCGAAGACGCCGGCCTGTGCTCGGCCGCCGCCTTCCTGCGCGCCGCCCGCGATCCCGAACTTCTCAAGAAATACAACATCCCGGCCGAATCCGCCGAAGGGTTCCTGTTCCCCAACACCTACCTCTTCACCCGCAAACGCGGCGACGACGGAACCTACGTCGTTGAAGCCATGCTCAAGGAATTCTGGAAACAGGCCGAAGCCCTCTGGCCCGGCGAAAAACCGGCCGGCCAAAAACTCCTGGCCTTTGTCACCATGGCCTCCATCGTGGAAAAAGAAACCGGCGTCGACGCCGAACGCACCCGCGTGGCCGGGGTGTTCGCCAACCGCCTGGCCAAAGGCATGTTGCTGCAAACCGATCCCACCATCATCTATGGCCTGGGGGAAAAATTCACCGGCAACCTCACCCGCGCCCACCTCGAAGACGCCGCCAATCCCTACAACACCTACACCCGCCCCGGACTGCCCCCAGGCCCCATCTGCTCGCCCGGCCTCAAATCCCTGCAGGCCGTGGCCAACCCCGAAAACCACGAGTTCTACTACTTCGTCGCCACCGGCGAAGGCGAACACAAGTTCAGCAAGACGTTGGACGAACACATCAATGCCGTGAACAAGTACCAGCGCGGCCGTGGCAAGAAGGATGACGGCAAGGGCAAGCCGTAGGGTGGGGGTATAGGGAAAGAAAAGATGCCTCCGGCGGCCGGGGGGGTCAGCCCCCCGGACCCCTGACCTGGGAACAATAATGGCGCATGTCGGCGCGCAACGCGCGCCGACATGCGCCATTATTGTTCCCCAAGTGGGGTTTCCAAAGGGGCTCAGCCCCTTTGGCCGCCGGAGGCATCTTCCTGTCTTTCTAGTCTTTACTCCACCCTACCGCGTCAACACCTCGCCAAGAACCGCCAGATAGGCATCAAGCATGGCCGGGGTGATGTCGCCCATGTGGCCGATGCGGAAGATGGGTTGTTTGCCGGCGGCTTCCAGGTCTTCGTTGAGTTTGGCGTAGCCGGGATCGAACAGGTAGCCTTTGGCGCGCAGGGTTTCTTTTATGGCGCGCAGGTCGGCGCTGGTCATGCCGGGTTTGGCGGCCACGGCGGTGACGGTGGGCGAGCGGAAGCCGGGGGCGGCGAAGGGGGCGTAGCCGGGCAGGTTTTCCACGAAGGCGATGGTCGTGTCGCGCATGGCCGCGTGTCGGGCGTAGCGGGCTTCGAGGCCTTCTTGTTCCACGATGTAGCGCAGTTGCAGGTACATCTGGTTGCCGAGCGCCCCGTTGGGGGTGGACTGGGTCTGGAATTTTTCGGCCCGGCCGAGGTGGCTCAGGATATCGGTGGCGTGGCCTCGGGCGGTGACGTGGCGGGCTTTTTCGATGGCGGCGGGGCTGACGAAGCCGATGCCGAAGCCGGCGTGGAGCCCGAGCGATTTCTGGGTGGCGGTGGCGTAGAAGTCGCAGCCCGAGGCGGCGATGGGGCAGGGCGCGCCGCCGAAGATGCTCACACCATCGACCAGGGCCAGGGCGTTGTGGGCTTTGATGACGCGGCACAGGGCGGGCACGTCGTTGGTTACGCCAGTGGAGGTCTCGTTGTGGGTGACGGCGACCACGGCGGGTTTGTGCTGGGCCATGGCGGCGTCCAGGGCTTCGGGGGTGATGGGCTGGCCGGGTTCGGCGGCCAGGCGCACGGCGTTTTTGCCGTTGGCCAGGCTCATTTTGTGCCACAGGTCGCCGAACGCGCCGCAGGTGGCGTGGAGGATGGTTTCGCCCTGCGCCACTAGCGAGCGGATGGAGGCTTCCATGGCGGTGGAGCCGGAGCCGAGAAACAGGATGGTGCGGTAATCGGCCGGCAGTCCGGCGATAATGCCGAGGTTACGGAATATCGGCTCGAAGCGTTTGGCGTTTTCGGCGTCGCGGTGGCCGTATTCGGGCCAGGAGCCGGCGTCGCGCACTTCGGGGCGGATGTAGGTGGGGCCGGTGATGAAAAGGGTCAGTTCCGGAAAGGGCGCTTGGGCCATGGTGGTGCTCCCTGTTGGGGTGAGCGGCGAAATTTACGGAAAAAGGCCCTGGTGGGCAAGGGCGGGCCGGGCATGGATGCTGCAATGAGGGAGGCCAGGCCGGCAAAAGTGGCCGGGGAGGATGCCTATGCCTTATCGTTTGGTGCTTGTGATCCTGGCGCTTTGCGCCGCTTCCTGCGCGCCCATGGCCAACGGGGAGTTTGCCCGGCTGTACAACCGGGACAATGACGACTGCCTGACCCAGATGCAGGGGCGGCAGGATTTTCGCAGTTTCCGGCAGAGAACGCCGTCGTTTTTGCTGCCATGACCGGGCAGGAACGCTCCCCGCGTCGGTCGCGGGGGGCGTTTGCCTGGGGCGTGGTGCAGCGGCGCGTGGCCGGGGTGGGCGTTGGGCTGGCCGGGGCCGGCCTCGTGTCGCGTCCTTGAAAATACGGGACTATTTTTTACGCAAGAGCCTGGCGTCTCGTGGGCTGGCCGGGCGACGCCCCAGGCGCATTGCGTGGGCGCGCCATCAGGGATGGTCGGTGGCCGGCTGGTCGGCGGGGGGCGTTTCGGCCTCGCCGTCTTCCGTGGCCGCCTGGGGATAGACGATCTCGCCGGTGGCCTCGTCGAAGTAGGGGCCTTCCTCGACGTCGGGGCGATCCCCTTTGCGCTGCAGTTTTTCTTCTTTTTTCTTCTTCTTGGCCAATTCCTTGGAACGTTTCGCAAAGGTATAGGCGTTTTTGGCCACTGTTCCTCCTGGGGAAGGTTTGTTCTC
It contains:
- a CDS encoding pyridoxal-phosphate-dependent aminotransferase family protein, which encodes MAQAPFPELTLFITGPTYIRPEVRDAGSWPEYGHRDAENAKRFEPIFRNLGIIAGLPADYRTILFLGSGSTAMEASIRSLVAQGETILHATCGAFGDLWHKMSLANGKNAVRLAAEPGQPITPEALDAAMAQHKPAVVAVTHNETSTGVTNDVPALCRVIKAHNALALVDGVSIFGGAPCPIAASGCDFYATATQKSLGLHAGFGIGFVSPAAIEKARHVTARGHATDILSHLGRAEKFQTQSTPNGALGNQMYLQLRYIVEQEGLEARYARHAAMRDTTIAFVENLPGYAPFAAPGFRSPTVTAVAAKPGMTSADLRAIKETLRAKGYLFDPGYAKLNEDLEAAGKQPIFRIGHMGDITPAMLDAYLAVLGEVLTR
- the mltG gene encoding endolytic transglycosylase MltG, giving the protein MFRAILLGFLIVLVVLGGTIGYKAYEFLAVPPQTPGQNKIVLIEPGQNLDAVANMLVAEGVLRDADGFKLLAKFLDKGGRVKAGEFEVSTGWTPQKLLDYLTTAKGVQHKLAAPEGLTMRQIARLAEDAGLCSAAAFLRAARDPELLKKYNIPAESAEGFLFPNTYLFTRKRGDDGTYVVEAMLKEFWKQAEALWPGEKPAGQKLLAFVTMASIVEKETGVDAERTRVAGVFANRLAKGMLLQTDPTIIYGLGEKFTGNLTRAHLEDAANPYNTYTRPGLPPGPICSPGLKSLQAVANPENHEFYYFVATGEGEHKFSKTLDEHINAVNKYQRGRGKKDDGKGKP
- the ruvX gene encoding Holliday junction resolvase RuvX, whose translation is MEKILAIDYGQARVGLAVCAPGGTVAFPHSTIAWETRDDLFARLLAVIEEQNPGRIVIGYPARAGGDEGLTGRQVRNFAARLARRTAVPLAYADEAHSTEEAAERLREAGLSGRELLAKVDAMAAAVILERYLRGGELCFEPSSLGS